Proteins found in one candidate division TA06 bacterium genomic segment:
- a CDS encoding ArsR family transcriptional regulator: MKEKDYRASRLMRELGVPIRYQIVKLLDEGPKTVGQLAQLL; this comes from the coding sequence ATGAAAGAAAAGGATTACCGGGCGTCCAGGCTCATGAGGGAGTTGGGAGTTCCTATCAGGTATCAGATTGTGAAGCTGTTGGATGAAGGTCCAAAGACTGTGGGTCAGCTTGCACAGCTCCTGG